A genomic segment from Spinacia oleracea cultivar Varoflay chromosome 3, BTI_SOV_V1, whole genome shotgun sequence encodes:
- the LOC110798349 gene encoding type IV inositol polyphosphate 5-phosphatase 7 has product MRDEKPKKSKLWWSKSLIKKWFSIKNKCEDFPVVDDLAYGGGEVEWRSSFSEREPSNIKKSKTEKFNINSDRIRHGGEYLEHPRIIDVQNHSVFVATWNVGGKSPPSNMNLDDWLHASPAADIYVLGFQEIVPLNPSNILGAEDNGPAKKWVSLIRKTLNNRPGMSGSSGNHTPSPVPNPIVEMNADFEGSGRQRAASFLPRRSFQATGSRKMDNDPSTSQPRLERRYSVCDRAIFGHRPSDYRPSNCRPSDYRPSDYRASDYSHRPSDYSHRPSDYSHRPSDYRPSDYRPSDFRPSDFSKWGSSDDEYGPGDSPSTVLFSPMSCGGSTQSDICYRQPKQSRYCLVVSKQMVGVFLTVWVRKDLREHVRNVKVSCVGRGLMGYLGNKGSISVSMMLHQTSFCFVCSHLTSGQKEGDELRRNADVMEILRKTRFPRVSNVGDEKSPETIVEHDRVIWLGDLNYRLTLPYRSVRALVEMQNWRALLERDQLRTEQRRGRVFTEWKEGNIYFPPTYKYSHNSDRYAGDDLHPKEKRRTPAWCDRILWHGNGLHQLSYVRAESRFSDHRPVYSIFWAEVESIPARLRRSMSCASSRVEVADMLPYSHGYTELCFF; this is encoded by the exons ATGAGAGATGAAAAACCCAAGAAAAGCAAG CTTTGGTGGTCGAAGTCATTGATTAAGAAATGGTTCAGTATCAAGAATAAGTGCGAGGATTTTCCTGTTGTTGATGATCTTGCTTATGGAG GAGGTGAAGTTGAGTGGAGGAGTAGCTTCTCAGAGAGGGAGCCAAGTAATATCAAGAAAAGCAAAACAG AGAAATTTAACATCAATTCAGATCGGATTCGACATGGCGGAGAATATCTTGAGCATCCTAGGATCATAGATGTCCAGAATCACAG TGTTTTTGTTGCAACATGGAATGTGGGTGGGAAATCACCACCAAGTAACATGAACCTTGATGATTGGCTTCATGCTTCACCTGCTGCTGATATATATGTTCTTGG ATTTCAGGAAATTGTGCCCTTAAATCCTAGCAACATATTAGGGGCTGAAGATAATGGTCCTGCAAAGAAATGGGTTTCCCTAATAAGAAAGACATTAAATAACCGTCCTGGGATGAGTGGAAGTAGTGGCAACCATACACCGTCCCCTGTTCCTAATCCAATTGTAGAAATGAATGCTGATTTTGAAGGGTCCGGTCGCCAAAGAGCTGCATCTTTCCTCCCTCGCCGATCATTTCAAGCCACAGGAAGCAGGAAGATGGATAATGATCCTTCCACATCGCAGCCCCGACTTGAAAGGCGTTACAGTGTTTGTGACCGAGCTATATTTGGCCACAGACCGAGTGATTATAGGCCAAGCAACTGCAGACCCAGTGATTATAGGCCGAGTGACTACAGGGCAAGTGATTATAGCCATAGACCCAGTGATTATAGTCACAGACCCAGTGATTATAGCCATAGGCCCAGTGATTACCGGCCAAGTGATTATAGGCCTAGTGACTTCAGGCCAAGTGATTTCTCTAAGTGGGGTTCATCTGATGATGAATATGGTCCGGGTGATTCACCAAGCACGGTACTCTTTTCACCAATGTCATGTGGCGGATCCACCCAAAGTGACATATGTTACAGACAGCCTAAGCAATCAAGGTACTGCTTGGTGGTAAGCAAGCAAATGGTAGGGGTATTTCTCACAGTATGGGTCAGGAAAGATTTGCGAGAGCATGTACGCAATGTGAAAGTCTCTTGTGTTGGTAGAGGATTAATGGGTTACCTAGGAAATAAG GGTTCCATTTCAGTCAGCATGATGTTGCACCAGACCAGCTTCTGCTTTGTCTGTAGTCATTTAACCTCAGGACAGAAAGAAGGTGATGAGCTGCGCAGAAATGCTGATGTCATGGAGATTCTGAGGAAGACGAGGTTTCCACGTGTCAGTAACGTGGGTGACGAGAAGTCCCCTGAAACAATTGTTGAGCATGA TCGAGTCATTTGGCTTGGGGATCTAAATTACCGGTTAACCCTTCCTTATCGGTCAGTTAGGGCACTTGTTGAGATGCAAAATTGGAGGGCATTGTTAGAGAGAGACCAG TTGCGCACAGAACAAAGGAGAGGCCGTGTGTTTACTGAGTGGAAGGAGGGAAATATATATTTCCCACCAACTTACAAGTATTCTCACAACTCAGACAGATATGCAGGGGATGATCTACACCCGAAGGAGAAAAGACGAACGCCTGCTTG GTGTGACCGAATTTTATGGCATGGAAATGGGCTGCATCAGTTGTCCTATGTTCGCGCTGAGTCAAGGTTTTCTGATCATAGACCAGTTTACAGTATATTCTGGGCCGAGGTGGAATCCATCCCGGCCAGATTAAGGAGAAGCATGAGTTGCGCTAGTTCCAGAGTTGAAGTTGCTGATATGTTGCCTTATTCACATGGCTACACAGAACTTTGCTTTTTCTAA